In one window of Eggerthella guodeyinii DNA:
- a CDS encoding MFS transporter, whose translation MNTETPTSPARATLAAALLVALAFALGFAEFVLIGITPAVAEGLGEPLTLIGDLVGYYALACAVATPVIALATASADRFKVMAALLAVFSAGNLLTLFAGDYALLFVSRVLPATASGTLLALALTYVPDIVAKERVAAVLGLVLAGFSVSSVIGVPIGTALAGPFGWKAAYACVFALGLAVSAALLPTLPRGSSARAASATPTLRAQLRLLGDARVLGAVAMILAGAASTYVFYTYLTPVLADVVGLDAAGASLVLLLFGTACVGSNLLSGWVAGRFGLRALPVAFVAHAALLALLAASLPAGGIGIANILAVGLLMYVMNSTVQMLFQDVARADYPSALTFSASLHPMAFNAGIALGSFAGGLVVNAGGLLATGPVGALFALAAAASASALARNAQRRDVAEGRAREAAELSGARSRGIREETPANALDRLS comes from the coding sequence ATGAACACCGAAACCCCAACGAGCCCCGCACGCGCCACGCTCGCGGCGGCGCTGCTGGTCGCGCTCGCGTTCGCGCTCGGCTTCGCCGAGTTCGTGCTGATCGGCATCACGCCCGCCGTGGCCGAAGGGCTGGGCGAGCCGCTCACGCTCATCGGCGACCTCGTGGGTTACTACGCGCTCGCCTGCGCCGTCGCCACGCCCGTCATCGCGCTCGCCACGGCGAGCGCCGACCGCTTCAAGGTGATGGCGGCGCTGCTGGCGGTGTTCAGCGCCGGCAACCTGCTCACCCTGTTCGCCGGCGACTACGCGCTGCTGTTCGTCTCGCGCGTGCTGCCCGCAACCGCGTCGGGCACGCTGCTGGCGCTCGCGCTCACCTACGTGCCCGACATCGTGGCGAAGGAGCGCGTGGCCGCCGTGCTGGGGCTCGTGCTGGCCGGGTTCTCGGTGTCGAGCGTCATCGGCGTGCCCATCGGCACGGCGCTGGCCGGCCCGTTCGGCTGGAAGGCCGCCTACGCCTGCGTGTTCGCGCTCGGCCTGGCCGTGAGCGCCGCCCTGCTGCCGACGCTCCCCCGCGGTTCCTCCGCGCGCGCCGCGAGCGCGACGCCCACCCTGCGCGCGCAGCTGCGCCTGCTCGGCGACGCGCGCGTGCTGGGTGCCGTCGCCATGATCCTCGCCGGCGCGGCGTCCACCTACGTGTTCTACACCTACCTCACCCCCGTCCTCGCCGACGTCGTCGGCCTCGACGCGGCGGGCGCGAGCCTCGTGCTGCTGCTGTTCGGCACCGCATGCGTGGGTTCGAACCTGCTGTCAGGCTGGGTGGCGGGCCGTTTCGGGCTGCGCGCGCTGCCCGTCGCCTTCGTCGCGCACGCGGCCTTGCTGGCCCTGCTGGCCGCGAGCCTGCCCGCCGGCGGCATCGGCATCGCGAACATCCTCGCGGTGGGCCTGCTCATGTACGTGATGAACTCCACCGTGCAGATGCTGTTCCAGGACGTCGCCCGCGCCGACTACCCCAGCGCGCTCACGTTCTCCGCCTCGCTGCACCCTATGGCGTTCAACGCGGGCATCGCGCTGGGATCGTTCGCCGGCGGGCTCGTGGTGAACGCGGGAGGCCTGCTGGCCACCGGCCCCGTCGGAGCGCTGTTCGCCCTCGCGGCCGCCGCATCGGCCTCTGCGCTGGCCCGCAACGCGCAGCGCAGGGACGTCGCCGAAGGGCGCGCCCGCGAAGCCGCGGAGCTTTCCGGAGCCCGCTCGCGAGGTATTCGCGAGGAAACTCCCGCAAACGCGCTCGATAGGCTATCATAG